A genomic region of Deltaproteobacteria bacterium contains the following coding sequences:
- a CDS encoding bifunctional 3,4-dihydroxy-2-butanone-4-phosphate synthase/GTP cyclohydrolase II: MISTIKEAIDDIKQGKMIILVDDEDRENEGDLCIGAEFTTPEAINFMAKHGRGLICLSLAEEVAEKLKLTPMSSDNKSRFGTAFTVSIEAKRGVTTGISAYDRATTILTAIGDDATPDDIVTPGHIFPIQARKGGVLVRTGQTEGSVDLARLAGLKPAGVICEIMKDDGTMARMPDLEVFAGEHGLKIVTIADLIEFRMQNERLIRRAAEATLPTKYGGEFRIIIYENDVDDMKHIALVKGDIGPDDEVLVRVHSECVTGDLFGSLRCDCGDQLHQAMKMVDEEGKGAIVYMHQEGRGIGLTNKIKAYDLQEKGRDTVEANIELGFKDDLRDYGIGAQILVDLGIKKMRLMTNNPKKIVALQGYDVQVVERVPIIIEPNDNNRHYLKTKQDKMGHLLEF, translated from the coding sequence ATGATCAGCACAATCAAAGAAGCAATCGATGACATAAAGCAGGGGAAAATGATCATTCTCGTCGACGACGAGGACCGGGAAAATGAAGGTGATCTCTGCATAGGGGCGGAGTTCACCACACCGGAAGCCATCAATTTCATGGCGAAACACGGCAGGGGGCTCATCTGCCTCTCCCTCGCGGAAGAAGTCGCTGAAAAATTGAAACTCACCCCCATGAGCTCCGACAACAAGTCCCGTTTCGGAACGGCCTTTACCGTCTCGATCGAGGCGAAGCGCGGCGTGACGACGGGCATTTCCGCCTATGACCGGGCCACGACGATCCTGACGGCGATCGGTGATGACGCGACGCCGGACGACATTGTCACGCCGGGACACATATTCCCCATACAGGCCCGGAAAGGAGGCGTCCTGGTCAGAACGGGGCAGACGGAAGGCTCCGTGGACCTGGCCCGCCTGGCAGGGCTGAAACCGGCGGGGGTCATCTGCGAGATCATGAAGGATGACGGGACGATGGCACGCATGCCCGATCTGGAGGTGTTCGCCGGGGAACACGGCCTCAAGATCGTCACCATCGCCGACCTGATCGAATTCAGGATGCAGAACGAGCGTCTCATCAGGAGGGCCGCCGAGGCGACCCTCCCCACGAAGTACGGCGGTGAGTTCAGGATCATCATCTATGAAAACGATGTGGACGACATGAAACATATCGCCCTGGTCAAGGGCGACATCGGCCCTGACGATGAAGTTCTCGTCCGGGTCCATTCGGAATGCGTTACGGGAGATCTCTTCGGTTCGCTCAGGTGCGACTGCGGCGATCAGCTTCACCAGGCGATGAAGATGGTCGACGAAGAGGGCAAGGGCGCCATCGTCTACATGCACCAGGAGGGTCGCGGTATCGGCCTCACGAACAAGATAAAGGCGTACGACCTTCAGGAAAAAGGCAGAGATACCGTGGAAGCGAACATCGAGCTCGGCTTCAAGGACGACCTGCGGGATTACGGTATCGGCGCTCAGATACTGGTGGACCTGGGAATAAAGAAAATGCGCCTTATGACGAACAATCCCAAGAAGATCGTGGCGCTTCAGGGATACGATGTCCAGGTCGTCGAGCGGGTGCCGATCATTATCGAACCGAATGATAACAACCGGCATTACCTGAAGACGAAACAGGACAAGATGGGACACCTTCTGGAATTTTAG
- a CDS encoding riboflavin synthase: MFTGIVEGLGTVRNITRRGAEAVIEVEAPFDLGSTNIGDSISINGVCLTVVSISGTRFGADVSMETMTRTTLHDMRPGERVNLERALTPNTPLGGHFVLGHVDCVGTIRERSAPAHSLAFGFEIDRDMMRYVVSKGSVAVDGISLTVNRCEKTVFYVTIIPHTAAQTTLGFKKTGSRVNIETDILGKYVEKFMTEGRGIDREFLAKHGFLT, encoded by the coding sequence ATGTTCACGGGAATCGTCGAAGGCCTGGGAACGGTCAGGAACATAACCCGCCGGGGAGCGGAAGCGGTCATTGAAGTGGAAGCGCCCTTCGACCTCGGAAGTACGAATATCGGTGACAGCATATCGATAAACGGCGTCTGTCTCACGGTCGTGAGCATCTCCGGAACGAGGTTCGGCGCGGACGTATCGATGGAAACGATGACCCGGACGACGCTGCACGACATGCGACCGGGTGAGCGGGTGAACCTCGAACGGGCGCTGACCCCAAACACCCCGCTGGGCGGTCACTTCGTCCTCGGTCACGTGGACTGCGTGGGAACCATACGGGAACGGTCGGCACCGGCACACTCCCTTGCCTTCGGCTTTGAAATCGACCGTGACATGATGCGGTATGTCGTTTCAAAAGGCTCCGTCGCCGTCGACGGCATCAGCCTGACCGTGAACCGATGTGAAAAAACGGTATTTTATGTTACCATCATCCCCCACACGGCGGCCCAGACGACCCTGGGGTTCAAGAAGACAGGCAGCCGGGTGAACATTGAAACGGACATACTGGGGAAGTATGTCGAGAAATTCATGACCGAGGGAAGAGGGATCGACCGGGAATTTCTTGCAAAGCACGGCTTTCTGACATAA
- the nrdR gene encoding transcriptional repressor NrdR — MKCPFCSNSENKVIDSRLSKDGDAIRRRRECLNCGKRFTTYEYVEEVLPVVIKKDGRREPFDRSKITVGLKKACQKRPISMDVIEEMVGEIELECQESLLKEIPSSFIGEKIMEKLHAIDGVAYVRFASVYREFRDVNEFISELKDFLHKDK, encoded by the coding sequence ATGAAATGTCCCTTCTGTTCCAACAGTGAGAACAAGGTGATAGATTCCCGCCTGAGCAAGGACGGCGACGCCATCAGGCGGAGACGGGAATGCCTGAACTGCGGCAAACGGTTCACCACGTACGAGTACGTTGAAGAGGTCCTGCCCGTGGTCATCAAGAAGGACGGGCGGCGGGAACCCTTCGACCGGTCAAAGATCACGGTGGGACTCAAAAAGGCCTGTCAAAAACGGCCCATCAGCATGGACGTCATCGAAGAGATGGTGGGCGAGATAGAGCTGGAATGCCAGGAATCGCTGCTGAAGGAGATCCCCTCCTCCTTCATCGGCGAAAAGATCATGGAGAAACTCCATGCCATCGACGGCGTGGCCTATGTCCGGTTCGCCTCGGTCTACCGGGAGTTCCGGGATGTAAACGAGTTCATCAGCGAGCTCAAAGATTTTCTCCACAAGGATAAGTGA
- a CDS encoding cytidine/deoxycytidylate deaminase family protein produces MEIIKDLRHADIEAHDERPNWDTYFMDIARLVSKRSTCLRRKVGAVLVRERRILTTGYNGVPSGITHCIERGCLREQTKTPSGERHELCRGLHAEQNAIIQAAIHGVIIEGATLYCTNHPCIICTKMLINARIKSIIYDEGYSDELAREMLAEAGIEVRKL; encoded by the coding sequence ATGGAAATTATAAAGGACCTCCGACACGCGGACATCGAGGCTCACGATGAGCGCCCGAACTGGGACACGTACTTCATGGACATCGCCCGGCTCGTTTCAAAACGTTCTACCTGCCTGCGGAGAAAGGTCGGCGCCGTTCTGGTCAGGGAACGGCGTATCCTGACGACGGGATACAACGGCGTCCCCTCGGGGATCACCCACTGCATCGAACGGGGCTGCCTGCGCGAGCAGACAAAGACCCCCTCGGGCGAACGGCACGAACTGTGCCGCGGCCTGCACGCGGAACAGAACGCCATCATCCAGGCGGCCATCCACGGCGTCATCATCGAGGGTGCCACCCTGTACTGCACGAACCATCCCTGCATCATCTGCACCAAAATGCTCATAAACGCCCGCATCAAAAGCATAATTTACGACGAGGGATACAGCGACGAACTGGCACGGGAAATGCTTGCGGAAGCGGGCATCGAGGTGAGGAAACTATGA
- a CDS encoding serine hydroxymethyltransferase, with the protein MSILEKTDPEIARAIRMETEREAGKLELIASENFVSEAVLEAQGCIMTNKYAEGYPGKRYYGGCEFVDIAEELAIERAKELFGADHVNVQPHSGSQANMAVYFAVLAPGDTVLGMNLSHGGHLTHGSPVNFSGRLYNIVAYGVDRETETIDFNEVEDQARKHKPKLIVVGASAYPRTIDFEKFREIADMTGAVIMADIAHIAGLVTAGLHPSPVPVCEFVTTTTHKTLRGPRGGMIMCTEDHAKVLNSRVFPGSQGGPLMHIIAAKAVAFKEALQPEFKEYQKQIVKNAAALADGLMEAGIRLVSGGTDNHLMLIDLTDKGLTGRDVEAALDRAGITTNKNGIPFDTKSPMITSGIRLGTPALTTRGMKEDDMRIIAGLIASIINDVENESLIGRVRGSVRELCERFPLYASRMQ; encoded by the coding sequence ATGTCGATTCTGGAAAAAACGGACCCCGAGATAGCCCGCGCGATCCGCATGGAGACGGAACGTGAAGCGGGAAAACTGGAACTGATCGCGTCGGAAAATTTCGTCAGCGAAGCGGTCCTGGAAGCGCAGGGGTGCATCATGACGAACAAGTACGCCGAGGGGTACCCGGGAAAGAGATACTACGGCGGATGCGAGTTCGTCGATATCGCCGAAGAGCTGGCCATTGAGCGGGCGAAAGAGCTTTTCGGCGCCGATCACGTGAACGTTCAGCCCCATTCCGGTTCCCAGGCGAACATGGCGGTCTATTTCGCCGTTCTCGCGCCGGGAGACACGGTACTGGGCATGAATCTTTCACACGGCGGTCACCTGACCCACGGCAGCCCCGTCAACTTTTCCGGCCGTCTGTACAATATCGTCGCCTACGGGGTCGACCGGGAAACGGAGACGATCGACTTCAACGAGGTGGAAGACCAGGCCCGGAAGCACAAGCCGAAACTCATCGTCGTCGGGGCCAGTGCCTATCCGCGGACCATCGACTTTGAAAAATTCAGGGAAATAGCCGATATGACGGGCGCCGTCATCATGGCGGACATCGCCCATATCGCCGGCCTCGTCACCGCCGGTCTTCATCCTTCGCCGGTCCCCGTCTGCGAATTCGTCACGACGACGACTCACAAGACCCTCCGCGGTCCCCGGGGCGGCATGATCATGTGCACGGAGGACCATGCCAAGGTGCTGAACAGCCGCGTCTTTCCGGGAAGCCAGGGAGGCCCCCTGATGCACATCATCGCGGCCAAGGCCGTCGCTTTCAAGGAAGCCCTGCAGCCTGAATTCAAGGAGTATCAGAAACAGATAGTGAAAAACGCAGCCGCCCTCGCCGATGGCCTCATGGAAGCGGGGATCCGCCTCGTGTCGGGAGGCACCGACAACCACCTGATGCTGATCGACCTGACCGACAAGGGGCTGACGGGCAGGGATGTCGAAGCCGCCCTGGACCGTGCCGGCATCACCACCAACAAGAACGGCATCCCCTTCGACACGAAGAGTCCCATGATCACCAGCGGGATCCGCCTCGGGACCCCGGCACTCACCACACGCGGCATGAAGGAAGACGATATGCGGATCATCGCGGGGCTCATCGCGTCGATCATCAACGACGTGGAGAACGAGTCGCTGATCGGGCGGGTACGGGGTAGCGTAAGGGAGCTCTGTGAACGGTTCCCTCTCTATGCCAGCAGGATGCAATAA
- the rpiB gene encoding ribose 5-phosphate isomerase B produces the protein MKVAIGSDHAGFELKEAIGSFLRERRFAVVDAGTKSADPVDYPDFGAAVARMVSSGDCDRGVLVCGSGVGMSIVANRFSGVRAALCLDIETARMSRMHNDANILVLAGRRTDAATAREITTVWMETEFEGGRHQRRLDKINEIGSRTGGS, from the coding sequence ATGAAGGTGGCAATCGGCTCCGACCACGCGGGATTCGAACTGAAAGAAGCGATCGGCTCCTTTCTCCGGGAGCGACGGTTCGCCGTCGTCGACGCGGGAACGAAGAGCGCAGACCCCGTCGACTACCCTGATTTCGGCGCAGCCGTGGCCCGCATGGTATCGTCCGGTGACTGTGACCGGGGTGTCCTTGTCTGCGGTTCCGGTGTGGGCATGTCCATCGTGGCGAACCGGTTTTCCGGGGTGCGGGCGGCGTTGTGCCTCGATATCGAGACTGCCCGGATGAGCAGAATGCATAACGACGCGAACATCCTGGTGCTTGCCGGCAGACGCACTGATGCGGCAACGGCCCGTGAGATCACAACGGTCTGGATGGAAACGGAATTTGAGGGTGGTCGTCACCAGCGCCGCCTTGATAAGATCAACGAAATCGGATCCCGGACCGGCGGGTCCTGA
- the fabF gene encoding beta-ketoacyl-ACP synthase II — MNPNRRRVVVTGLGTVNPLGNTVEESWGKACAGESGIERITKFDASAHKTAIAGEVRRFDPAAFISAKECRRLDDFIIYSLASTAMALEDARFTIDAGNAERTGVIIGSAIGGLATMEREKETLVKEGPRKISPFAIPAVLANLASGNVSIRFGAKGPINCVVTACASGNSAISDSFNLIADGYADAMIAGGSEAAVCPLTIAGFNAMRAISTRNDEPAKASRPFDRERDGFIVSEGCGILILEDMQSALDRGARIYAEVAGTGSTSDAYHIAAPPEGHEGAARCMDLALRDAGMSPDEIDYINAHGTSTPLNDVFETVAIKKVFGAHSAKLTVSSTKSMTGHLLGAAGGVEGIFTVRAICDGIVPPTINLDNPDEGCDLDYASHRAVKRDIRAAMSNSFGFGGVNSVVVFKKFEE, encoded by the coding sequence ATGAATCCCAATCGAAGGAGAGTTGTCGTAACAGGCCTCGGAACGGTGAACCCACTGGGCAATACCGTCGAGGAAAGCTGGGGAAAAGCCTGCGCCGGTGAATCCGGAATAGAGCGGATCACGAAATTCGACGCGAGCGCGCACAAGACGGCGATCGCCGGTGAGGTGCGCCGTTTCGACCCGGCGGCATTCATCAGCGCCAAGGAATGCCGGCGGCTCGACGATTTCATCATCTATTCCCTGGCATCAACAGCGATGGCCCTCGAGGACGCCCGGTTTACGATCGATGCCGGAAACGCCGAAAGGACCGGCGTTATCATCGGCTCGGCCATCGGAGGGCTCGCCACCATGGAGCGGGAAAAGGAGACGCTGGTCAAGGAAGGCCCGCGGAAGATATCTCCCTTTGCCATACCGGCCGTTCTGGCGAACCTCGCTTCGGGCAATGTTTCGATCAGGTTCGGCGCGAAGGGACCGATCAACTGTGTCGTCACGGCCTGCGCCTCCGGCAACAGCGCCATATCGGACTCCTTCAATCTGATCGCCGACGGATACGCCGACGCCATGATCGCCGGGGGATCGGAAGCGGCCGTCTGCCCTCTTACGATAGCAGGGTTCAATGCCATGCGGGCCATTTCGACGCGAAATGACGAACCGGCAAAGGCAAGCCGTCCCTTCGACCGGGAACGTGACGGATTCATCGTCAGCGAAGGGTGCGGCATCCTGATCCTGGAGGACATGCAATCCGCCCTGGACAGGGGAGCCCGCATCTATGCGGAGGTGGCCGGCACGGGTTCAACGAGCGACGCCTACCACATCGCCGCCCCGCCCGAAGGACACGAGGGAGCGGCCCGCTGCATGGATCTCGCTCTCAGGGACGCGGGGATGAGCCCCGACGAGATCGATTACATAAACGCACACGGCACATCGACACCGCTCAACGACGTCTTTGAAACGGTGGCCATAAAGAAGGTGTTCGGCGCGCACAGCGCGAAACTGACCGTCAGTTCGACGAAATCGATGACGGGGCACCTGCTGGGCGCAGCGGGAGGAGTGGAAGGCATCTTTACGGTCAGGGCGATATGTGACGGGATCGTGCCGCCCACGATAAACCTGGATAATCCCGACGAGGGATGCGATCTCGATTACGCGTCCCACCGCGCCGTGAAACGGGATATCCGGGCGGCCATGAGCAACTCCTTCGGCTTCGGCGGTGTCAACTCCGTGGTCGTTTTCAAGAAATTCGAGGAGTAG
- the acpP gene encoding acyl carrier protein, which yields MTVDIEKRVKEAVMEQLNLSEEECRLDAAFIDDLGADSLDIVELLMALEDEFGIEIPDEDLVKIVTIGDVIEYIKQRLG from the coding sequence ATGACCGTTGACATTGAAAAGAGGGTAAAGGAAGCAGTCATGGAGCAGTTGAACCTCTCCGAGGAGGAATGCCGGCTTGACGCGGCGTTCATAGATGACCTCGGGGCGGATTCCCTTGACATCGTCGAACTTCTGATGGCCCTGGAGGACGAGTTCGGCATCGAGATCCCCGATGAGGACCTCGTCAAGATCGTGACCATCGGGGACGTCATCGAATACATCAAGCAAAGGCTGGGGTAA
- the fabG gene encoding 3-oxoacyl-[acyl-carrier-protein] reductase has protein sequence MDRIEGKTALVTGASRGIGRAIAVRLAETGIFTYVNYVRNEEAARETLALIQEKGGHGECLRFDVADADAVAKAIEHIVQERGSIDILVNNAGITLDGIFLRMKEDDWNPVVDTNLKGVFNCSRGAIRSMLKQRWGRIINMTSIVAEAGNPGQACYAATKAALIGFTRSLAREFGSRNICVNAVAPGFTETDMTAGIGEMNRAQLLEMIPLKRMGTPEDVAGTVAFLVSPAADYITGQVIHVNGGLYM, from the coding sequence ATGGACCGAATCGAAGGAAAAACAGCCCTGGTAACGGGAGCATCGAGAGGGATCGGCAGGGCCATTGCCGTCAGACTGGCCGAAACAGGCATCTTCACCTACGTCAATTATGTGAGGAATGAGGAGGCGGCCCGCGAAACGCTGGCCCTCATTCAGGAGAAAGGCGGTCACGGAGAGTGCCTGCGATTCGATGTCGCTGACGCCGACGCCGTTGCGAAGGCCATCGAACACATCGTTCAAGAGCGGGGGAGCATTGATATTCTGGTGAACAACGCCGGCATCACCCTCGACGGCATTTTCCTGCGGATGAAGGAGGACGACTGGAACCCCGTGGTGGACACCAACCTGAAGGGGGTGTTCAACTGTTCCCGCGGCGCGATCCGCTCCATGCTGAAACAGCGGTGGGGGCGAATCATCAATATGACCTCCATCGTCGCCGAGGCGGGGAACCCTGGTCAGGCCTGTTACGCGGCCACCAAGGCCGCTCTCATCGGTTTCACCCGGTCCCTCGCCCGGGAATTCGGGTCCCGGAACATCTGTGTCAACGCCGTGGCGCCGGGATTCACTGAAACGGACATGACCGCCGGCATCGGCGAGATGAACCGCGCGCAACTCCTGGAGATGATACCCCTGAAGAGGATGGGGACGCCCGAGGACGTCGCCGGGACCGTCGCCTTTCTCGTATCACCCGCCGCGGACTATATAACGGGCCAGGTGATACACGTGAACGGCGGCCTGTACATGTAA
- the fabD gene encoding ACP S-malonyltransferase: MTSVGAVFPGQGSQYVGMGRELHAAYGEVRNIFEAAGDALGEDVARLCFEGPSEALDATVNTQVAIFTMSVAAFAVLARETGLNPVAMAGHSLGEYSALQAAGAMEFTDAVKLVRARATHQQEAVPAGVGAMAAVMGLDAETVERICRETAAEGFVVELANMNSPNQNVISGHHKAVETALEKLKEAGGRRSVILPVSIPSHCSLMKGAADRLKRDIETVGIGDCSVPVIPNCDPAQTHSADRTIDFLTRQLYEPVRWQETIERMTAAMGISTIVEIGPKQVLSGLIRRIKGDIRVLHVEDAASLAETAACLADRT, from the coding sequence ATGACCTCCGTGGGAGCCGTTTTTCCGGGCCAGGGATCCCAGTATGTCGGCATGGGGCGGGAGCTGCACGCGGCATACGGTGAGGTACGCAACATCTTTGAAGCCGCCGGTGACGCCCTCGGCGAGGATGTGGCACGTCTCTGTTTTGAGGGTCCTTCCGAAGCCCTGGACGCGACGGTCAATACCCAGGTGGCCATATTCACAATGAGCGTCGCCGCCTTCGCCGTCCTCGCGCGGGAAACGGGATTGAACCCGGTCGCCATGGCGGGGCACAGTCTTGGTGAGTACAGCGCCCTCCAGGCGGCGGGTGCCATGGAATTCACCGACGCGGTAAAACTGGTCCGGGCCCGGGCCACCCACCAGCAGGAAGCTGTTCCGGCCGGGGTGGGAGCGATGGCCGCCGTCATGGGCCTCGACGCGGAGACGGTCGAACGGATCTGCCGGGAGACGGCAGCGGAAGGCTTCGTGGTGGAACTGGCCAACATGAACAGTCCCAACCAGAACGTTATCTCCGGTCATCATAAAGCCGTCGAAACAGCCCTGGAGAAACTGAAAGAGGCGGGTGGCAGACGAAGCGTCATCCTCCCCGTGAGCATCCCCTCCCATTGCAGCCTGATGAAAGGGGCGGCGGACAGGCTGAAAAGGGACATTGAAACCGTCGGCATAGGGGATTGCAGCGTCCCGGTGATCCCGAATTGCGACCCGGCCCAGACCCATTCAGCGGACAGGACGATCGATTTTCTGACAAGACAGCTCTATGAGCCGGTCCGATGGCAGGAAACGATAGAGCGCATGACGGCGGCGATGGGTATCAGTACCATCGTTGAAATCGGACCGAAACAGGTTCTTTCGGGCCTGATCAGGCGGATAAAGGGCGATATCAGGGTCCTGCACGTCGAGGACGCGGCGTCGCTGGCCGAAACAGCGGCCTGCCTGGCAGACCGGACATGA
- the rpmF gene encoding 50S ribosomal protein L32: MANPTHRHSRTRRNKRRSHDALKAPATSICPQCNEPKLPHRACLNCGTYKGREVIPTE; encoded by the coding sequence ATGGCAAATCCAACCCACAGACATTCACGGACGCGCAGGAACAAGCGGCGGTCCCACGACGCGCTCAAGGCACCGGCGACATCCATCTGCCCCCAGTGCAACGAGCCGAAGCTGCCACACAGGGCATGCTTGAACTGCGGCACCTACAAGGGCCGTGAGGTGATTCCCACGGAATAG
- a CDS encoding DUF177 domain-containing protein: MLIKTTKIPAGGASIRFTKAGDWLHAKIPEENRQDFRVKEIHVDCRAVKTLKNVVVEGTITADMEFECCRCLKRFDDVERLRFKYVLVPAESTEDGHETEAEKELTADDLDFGVYRDETIDLSDLVAEQIILNVPVKPLCMESCRGICPRCGVNLNEKECTCERTDETSPFAVLKDFQVKKKRG; encoded by the coding sequence TTGCTGATCAAGACGACGAAAATACCCGCCGGGGGAGCATCGATCCGGTTTACGAAAGCGGGTGACTGGCTGCATGCCAAGATTCCCGAGGAGAACCGGCAGGATTTCCGGGTCAAGGAAATACATGTTGACTGTCGCGCGGTGAAAACACTGAAGAACGTCGTCGTCGAAGGGACCATAACGGCCGATATGGAGTTCGAGTGCTGCCGGTGTTTGAAACGGTTTGACGATGTGGAGCGGTTGCGCTTCAAATACGTGCTTGTCCCGGCAGAGAGCACGGAAGACGGGCATGAAACGGAAGCGGAAAAAGAGCTGACCGCCGACGACCTCGATTTCGGGGTATACCGGGATGAAACGATAGACCTGTCCGACCTGGTGGCGGAACAGATCATCCTGAACGTACCGGTAAAACCGCTCTGCATGGAGTCGTGCAGGGGAATATGCCCCCGATGCGGGGTCAATCTGAATGAGAAGGAATGCACGTGCGAGAGGACGGACGAGACGAGTCCTTTCGCCGTTTTGAAAGATTTTCAGGTGAAAAAGAAAAGGGGGTGA
- a CDS encoding ABC transporter ATP-binding protein yields the protein MEQNSVIIDLRDISFSYRGGRPVLDRCSFRLHRGERVGIVGSTGSGKTTLFSLIMGLLQPGGGTIELFGKRVEKEKDFAEARRRIGLLFQDADDQLFSPTVLEDVAFGPLNLGKSPEEAAAKARETLASLGLSAFEDRVTYRLSGGEKTLVSLAGVLAMEPEILLLDEPTNGLDEAAEEKLVSALLALEHSRVTISHNLDFLAKVADKVYILKEGALSPGEALVPHAHVHIHRSGDIPHEHDH from the coding sequence ATGGAACAGAATTCCGTGATCATCGACCTCAGGGATATTTCCTTTTCCTACCGGGGAGGCAGGCCGGTCCTCGACCGGTGCTCCTTCCGGCTTCACCGTGGCGAGCGGGTCGGCATCGTCGGTTCCACGGGAAGCGGCAAGACGACCCTCTTTTCCCTCATCATGGGGCTTCTGCAACCCGGCGGGGGAACAATAGAGCTTTTTGGAAAACGGGTGGAGAAGGAAAAGGATTTCGCAGAGGCGCGGAGAAGGATCGGCCTCCTCTTTCAGGACGCCGACGATCAGCTTTTCAGCCCCACCGTTCTTGAAGATGTGGCCTTCGGGCCCCTGAACCTGGGGAAATCCCCCGAGGAGGCGGCGGCAAAGGCCCGGGAAACACTCGCGAGCCTGGGGCTTTCAGCGTTCGAGGACCGCGTCACCTACCGGCTCTCGGGCGGAGAGAAGACGCTGGTCTCCCTGGCGGGGGTCCTTGCCATGGAACCGGAGATCCTGCTCCTAGATGAACCAACGAACGGTCTCGACGAAGCGGCCGAGGAAAAGCTGGTTTCGGCCCTGCTTGCCCTCGAGCATTCACGGGTGACCATATCTCACAATCTTGACTTCCTGGCCAAGGTCGCCGACAAGGTCTACATATTAAAGGAAGGAGCCCTTTCCCCCGGCGAAGCCCTCGTTCCCCACGCGCACGTCCATATCCACCGGTCCGGTGATATTCCCCATGAACACGATCATTGA
- the cbiQ gene encoding cobalt ECF transporter T component CbiQ — protein MLGEEFVTGESPIHHIDPRVKIIGTVAFSVVVALSNGLETLVAALVISLVPAVQARLPVKPFLARLFFANGLIFFIWIILPFTYDGTSLFSIGPLVLSTEGLMHALRITLKCNAILIITIAALGTTPVFAIGYALDQLHVPGKLTNLMVFTYRYIHVIFREYVKLTNAMKIRGFRPDTTVHTYRSYAYLVGMLLARSYDRAERIHQAMLCRGFSGRYHSLCRYSIGGRDMLYFAAMIAAVLLLVILQWNRIP, from the coding sequence ATGCTCGGTGAAGAATTTGTCACAGGGGAATCGCCGATCCACCATATCGATCCCCGGGTGAAGATAATCGGGACCGTTGCCTTTTCCGTGGTGGTGGCCCTTTCCAACGGGCTGGAAACCCTCGTTGCCGCCCTGGTCATTTCCCTGGTCCCGGCCGTTCAGGCGCGGCTTCCGGTCAAGCCGTTCCTCGCCCGCCTTTTCTTCGCCAACGGCCTGATCTTCTTTATCTGGATCATCCTGCCCTTTACCTATGACGGCACCTCCCTGTTCTCGATCGGCCCCCTCGTTCTTTCCACCGAGGGACTCATGCACGCCCTGCGGATCACCCTGAAATGCAATGCCATACTCATTATCACCATCGCCGCCCTCGGCACCACGCCGGTCTTCGCCATCGGGTACGCCCTCGATCAACTGCATGTTCCCGGGAAACTGACCAACCTCATGGTGTTCACCTACCGGTACATCCACGTCATTTTCCGGGAATACGTGAAACTGACGAACGCCATGAAGATCAGGGGATTCAGACCGGACACGACAGTCCATACCTACCGGAGCTACGCCTACCTGGTGGGGATGCTCCTTGCCCGCAGCTATGACCGGGCCGAACGCATCCACCAGGCCATGCTCTGCCGCGGGTTCAGCGGCAGGTACCACAGCCTCTGCCGGTATTCCATCGGCGGCAGGGACATGCTGTATTTCGCGGCCATGATAGCCGCCGTGCTGCTACTGGTCATTCTGCAATGGAACAGAATTCCGTGA